Proteins from a single region of Pseudomonas quebecensis:
- a CDS encoding quinoprotein dehydrogenase-associated SoxYZ-like carrier, producing MNWRLSCILACWLPLAAHAVEVDPVPSVMWDFYHKQFLAQAPFVFDDRVKLLAPPFAEDARQVPLEIDARAFNGHVVKILAWAELNPLPKIVDFQPRAGVLPWLSLRIRVEQATPLRAAVLTDDGLWHVGSTLIDAAGGGCTAPSVVRTQPGWEEHIGEVLGGRYPRGEFSRVRVQVAHPMDNGMVSGIPEFFINHAQLRGQDDQVLAELELFPAVSENPNLAFDIDAPGPTRLVLRDNSGNEFDAAIP from the coding sequence ATGAACTGGCGACTGAGCTGCATCCTGGCTTGCTGGCTGCCGCTGGCGGCCCACGCCGTGGAGGTCGACCCGGTGCCGTCGGTGATGTGGGACTTCTATCACAAGCAGTTCCTGGCGCAGGCACCGTTCGTGTTCGACGACCGAGTCAAGCTGCTGGCGCCGCCATTCGCCGAAGATGCGCGCCAGGTGCCGCTGGAAATCGATGCGCGCGCCTTCAACGGCCATGTGGTGAAAATCCTCGCCTGGGCCGAGCTCAACCCACTGCCGAAAATCGTCGACTTCCAACCCAGGGCCGGCGTGCTGCCGTGGTTGTCGCTGCGCATTCGTGTCGAACAGGCCACGCCGTTGCGCGCCGCAGTGCTTACCGACGACGGCCTGTGGCATGTGGGCTCGACTCTGATTGACGCGGCCGGTGGCGGCTGCACCGCGCCCAGCGTGGTACGCACCCAGCCGGGTTGGGAAGAGCACATCGGCGAGGTGCTCGGCGGGCGCTACCCCCGTGGCGAATTCAGCCGCGTGCGCGTGCAGGTGGCGCACCCGATGGACAACGGCATGGTCAGCGGTATCCCCGAATTTTTTATCAATCATGCGCAACTGCGTGGTCAGGACGATCAGGTGCTGGCCGAGCTGGAGTTGTTCCCGGCGGTCAGTGAGAACCCCAACCTGGCCTTCGATATCGACGCGCCGGGACCCACTCGCCTGGTGCTGCGCGACAACAGCGGCAATGAGTTCGACGCGGCCATCCCCTGA
- a CDS encoding substrate-binding periplasmic protein, with the protein MRLFAYVLGLALLCCQPAQAQVRSYDQMIAAGEINVAVYQDFAPYSFQDGGTPRGVDVELARALAKALGVQLKLIWVPAGEKLDDDLRDYIWRGSPLHNQQLADLMMRAPYDHDYAQKRNDQGELENAHVVMFGPYQNEQWQVAYDRRRLASVASVAVFERHPIGVEVDSVPSFYLTSVFNGMLAARTHHYPDVPQAFAAMKAGEVDAVMAMRGEVDWQVHEAHDPQLALAENAYPNLGKQRWEIGMAVHESNRQLAYAVEEALESLIRDGVVHAIYAHYGLRYEVPEMYQ; encoded by the coding sequence ATGCGCCTGTTCGCTTATGTGCTTGGCCTGGCCCTGCTGTGCTGCCAGCCGGCACAGGCGCAGGTGCGCAGCTATGACCAGATGATCGCTGCCGGCGAAATCAACGTGGCGGTGTACCAGGACTTTGCCCCCTACAGTTTCCAGGACGGTGGCACCCCGCGCGGGGTCGACGTGGAGCTGGCCCGGGCCCTGGCCAAGGCGTTGGGGGTGCAGCTCAAGTTGATCTGGGTGCCGGCCGGGGAGAAGCTCGACGACGACCTGCGCGACTACATCTGGCGCGGCAGCCCGTTGCACAACCAGCAACTGGCCGACCTGATGATGCGTGCCCCCTACGATCACGATTACGCGCAAAAGCGCAACGATCAGGGCGAGCTGGAAAATGCCCATGTGGTGATGTTCGGGCCGTACCAGAATGAACAATGGCAGGTGGCCTATGACCGGCGGCGCCTGGCCAGCGTCGCCAGCGTGGCGGTGTTCGAACGGCACCCGATCGGCGTCGAGGTCGACAGCGTACCGTCGTTCTACCTCACCTCGGTGTTCAACGGCATGCTCGCCGCCAGGACCCATCACTACCCCGACGTGCCCCAGGCCTTCGCGGCGATGAAGGCCGGTGAGGTCGACGCCGTGATGGCGATGCGCGGCGAAGTTGACTGGCAGGTGCACGAGGCCCATGACCCGCAATTGGCCCTGGCTGAAAACGCCTACCCGAACCTGGGCAAGCAACGCTGGGAGATCGGCATGGCGGTGCACGAGAGCAATCGCCAGTTGGCCTATGCGGTGGAAGAAGCGCTGGAAAGCCTGATCCGTGACGGCGTGGTGCACGCCATCTATGCCCATTACGGCCTGCGCTACGAAGTGCCCGAGATGTATCAATAG